The Benincasa hispida cultivar B227 chromosome 9, ASM972705v1, whole genome shotgun sequence genome has a segment encoding these proteins:
- the LOC120085536 gene encoding 1-phosphatidylinositol-3-phosphate 5-kinase FAB1B isoform X2 yields the protein MDSPDKTLTDILGNWKSWIPWRSESANVSRAFWMPDQSCRVCYDCDSQFTLINRRHHCRLCGRVFCAKCTANSILAPSGDPRIPREERERIRVCNYCFKQWNQGIAAPDHEIRVLNQDISSSPSAASLSSPRSSGTADSSITFASVPYSLEANQQAQEHSGLSPQHSSVILTGRDQQGESASGRSIDILSSIGDIPQNYSMNRSAGKDDYDGVYKSDTEASHSPPAISYFGQAESEEIGNEHGPHSEQLDGENNDARSLSSSPLQESFYSHGLEGIPDLDQKEETNFIYGEDQGHASLDFTDDAQSEPVDFENNELLWIPPEPEDEEDERETFYDDDDEGHDAGEWGYLRASSSFGSGEYRSKDRSSEEHKNVMKNVVDGHFRALVAQLLQVENLPLGEISDKESWLEIITSLSWEAATLLKPDMSRCGEMDPGGYVKVKCIASGHRRSSTVVKGVVCKKNVAHRRMISKIEKSRLLILGGALEYQRVSNHLSSFDTLLQQEIDHLKMAVAKIDAHRPDVLLVEKSVSRFAQEYLLAKDISLVLNIKRPLLERIARCTGAQIVPSIDQLSSPKLGYCELFHVERFTEDLTSSGQRGKKSVKTLMFFEGCPKPLGCTILLRGADMDELKKAKRVVQYGVFAAYHLALETSFLADERASLPELPLNSPITVAIPVKSSVVERSISMVPDFSLPTYQGQQPSLPIDEPQRSKSLPSSDLILSSNSTVPFVENGPSSQLSQPSSSAANSAAIFSSHPVSWTIGSESYGNEPSPYGTIKERNALGPRGEMEESSANGYQHHQELESGKFPIDSEVVHNSVVSSQPIDSEPLNAQQNIQNHQEFGTSKEELGTGKDDFTTASSAHQSILVSLSSRCILKGSVCERSHLFRIKYYGTFDKPLGRFLRDKLFNQAYRCDSCEMPAEAHVHCYTHRQGTLTISVKKLPEILLPGEREGKIWMWHRCLRCPRNNGFPPATRRVVMSDAAWGLSFGKFLELSFSNHIAASRVASCGHSLHRDCLRFYGYGRMIACFRYTSTDVHSVYLPPSKLDFNYEDQEWIRKEKDEVVNQAELLFSEVLNTLRQIAEKISGAGTLNSMRKMELRRQIAGLEAMLQKEKAKFEESLHKTMNGEGKQGQGAVDILEINYLRRKLLIQAYVWDQQLIQAASLDNGNSAGSFNAESEERLVVDSEKLSEISTNSKLVEDLKSSDSRLVYQQCNEGPSNGKEFVTSSVQPDIQVEEVGDSDPDKEHLCSTSISPPSEPLESKTYFHSAQADGQFSRMVSLSDTLEAAWTGENGSVVGITKDNSHILSNSSGTDITIWNDRSEDQNGDRVTHAVSQSLPSKALEDTEDFEGHLETAFSNFYYLFNENFLASGQKLEALAKHNPVFLSSFWELEFQGGARLFLPLGVNETVVPVYDDEPSSIIAYSLMSPEYHSQLIDEAEKLRDCGDSLPALSYTDSFFQSSDDFSFDTSKSMGPSDDTVSSISGSRTSISLDPLLYPKSLNPRIFFEEYGPHGGVKYSVTCYYAKRFEALRRICCSELDFVKSLSRCKKWGAQGGKSNVFFAKTLDDRFIIKQVTKTELESFIKFAPEYFKYLSESIGTRSPTCLAKILGIYQVTAKHLKGGKESKMDVLVMENLLFRRNVSRLYDLKGSSRSRYNADSTGNNKVLLDQNLIEAMRTSPIFVGNKAKRLLERAVWNDTSFLASIGVMDYSLLVGVDEEKHELVIGIIDFVRQYTWDKHLETWVKATGILGGAKNSSPTVISPKEYKKRFRKAMTTYFLMVPDQWFPQSIVPSQSQSDFGDENMADGKSDAVSVTL from the exons ATGGATTCTCCAGACAAGACATTGACTGATATACTTGGTAATTGGAAGTCGTGGATCCCTTGGCGATCTGAATCAGCTAATGTATCGAGGGCTTTTTGGATGCCTGATCAGAGCTGCCGGGTATGCTACGATTGTGACTCACAATTTACCCTTATCAACCGTAGACACCATTGCCGTCTTTGTGGAAGAGTGTTCTGTGCCAAGTGTACAGCAAACTCGATACTTGCTCCATCAGGTGACCCAAGAATCCCTCGTGAAGAGAGGGAGAGAATTCGTGTTTGTAACTATTGCTTCAAGCAATGGAATCAGGGAATAGCTGCTCCAGATCATGAGATCAGGGTGCTTAACCAGGATATCTCCAGTTCACCATCAGCAGCAAGTTTGTCCAGTCCTAGATCAAGTGGCACTGCTGACAGCAGCATTACTTTTGCTTCTGTGCCTTACTCCCTTGAGGCCAACCAACAAGCTCAAGAGCATTCTGGTCTCAGCCCACAACATTCGTCTGTTATCTTAACAGGCAGAGATCAGCAGGGTGAATCGGCATCGGGAAGGAGCATTGACATTCTTTCTAGCATAGGAGATATACCACAAAATTATTCCATGAACAG GAGTGCTGGCAAGGATGATTATGATGGTGTATACAAGTCAGATACTGAAGCAAGCCATTCACCTCCAGCCATAAGTTACTTTGGTCAAGCTGAATCTGAAGAGATTGGCAATGAGCATGGTCCACATAGTGAGCAGCTCGATGGGGAAAACAATGACGCCAGAAGTTTAAGTAGCTCTCCCTTGCAGGAAAGTTTTTATTCACATGGTCTGGAAGGAATTCCAGATCTTGACCAGAAGGaagaaacaaattttatttatggAGAAGATCAAGGGCATGCCTCCTTAGACTTTACGGATGATGCCCAGTCTGAACCTGTTGATTTTGAGAACAATGAGCTTCTCTGGATCCCACCTGAACCTGAAGACGAAGAAGATGAGAGGGAAACTTTTtacgatgatgatgatgagggACATGATGCTGGTGAATGGGGGTATTTGCGAGCATCTAGCAGTTTTGGGAGTGGGGAATATCGTAGTAAGGATAGGTCTAGTGAGGAGCACAAGAATGTCATGAAGAATGTTGTCGATGGACATTTTAGGGCTTTAGTTGCTCAATTATTGCAGGTTGAGAACCTTCCTTTGGGCGAGATCAGTGATAAAGAGAGTTGGCTGGAGATAATTACTTCCCTCTCTTGGGAGGCGGCCACACTACTAAAGCCAGATATGAGTAGATGTGGTGAGATGGACCCTGGTGGATATGTGAAAGTCAAATGTATTGCTTCAGGACATCGCCGCAGTAG TACGGTGGTAAAGGGGGTGGTTTGTAAGAAAAATGTGGCCCATCGGAGAATGATCTCAAAGATAGAGAAGTCTCGCTTGCTGATTCTTGGAGGTGCACTTGAATACCAACGGGTTTCCAATCACTTATCAAGTTTCGATACACTGTTGCAGCAG GAGATTGACCATTTGAAGATGGCAGTTGCAAAAATAGATGCACACCGCCCTGATGTTCTTTTAGTTGAAAAATCGGTGTCAAGATTTGCACAAGAGTACCTACTTGCAAAAGATATATCGCTCGTTCTCAATATCAAGAGACCTCTTTTGGAGCGTATAGCCCGCTGCACGGGTGCACAGATAGTTCCTTCGATCGATCAACTTTCATCACCAAAGTTGGGATATTGTGAGTTATTTCATGTAGAAAGGTTCACGGAAGATCTGACCTCTTCTGGACAGAGAGGGAAAAAATCGGTGAAGACATTGATGTTTTTTGAAGGCTGCCCAAAGCCATTGGGTTGTACT ATTTTACTTAGAGGTGCTGACATGGATGAGTTGAAGAAGGCAAAGCGAGTTGTTCAGTATGGAGTTTTTGCTGCTTATCATTTGGCCTTGGAAACATCTTTTCTTGCTGATGAAAGAGCCTCTCTACCAGAGCTTCCCTTGAACTCCCCAATTACTGTTGCAATTCCTGTGAAATCGTCCGTCGTTGAGAGATCCATATCAATGGTCCCTGATTTCAGTCTTCCTACCTATCAGGGACAGCAACCTAGCTTACCTATTGATGAGCCACAAAGGTCCAAAAGTTTACCTTCCTCAGATCTAATCTTATCTAGCAACAGCACTGTACCCTTTGTAGAAAATGGCCCTAGTTCTCAACTCTCACAACCAAGTTCATCCGCTGCAAATTCAGCAGCAATTTTCTCTTCTCATCCCGTGTCTTGGACTATTGGTTCTGAGTCTTATGGCAATGAGCCCTCTCCATATGGTACAATTAAGGAGAGAAATGCATTGGGTCCCCGTGGTGAAATGGAAGAATCTTCTGCTAATGGTTATCAACACCATCAAGAACTAGAATCTGGCAAGTTTCCTATTGATTCTGAAGTCGTTCATAACTCAGTGGTATCTAGCCAGCCAATTGACTCGGAGCCATTAAACGCGCAACAGAATATTCAAAATCATCAAGAGTTTGGAACTTCTAAAGAGGAGCTGGGAACAGGGAAAGATGATTTCACTACAGCCTCTTCTGCCCATCAAAGTATTTTGGTCTCGTTATCATCAAGGTGCATATTGAAAGGAAGTGTCTGTGAAAGGTCGCATCTCTTTAGAATCAAATACTATGGGACTTTCGATAAACCTTTAGGCCGATTCTTAAGGGACAAACTATTTAATCAG GCTTATCGATGCGATTCTTGTGAAATGCCAGCAGAAGCACATGTTCATTGTTATACTCATAGACAGGGCACCCTCACAATATCTGTTAAGAAGTTACCAGAAATTCTCTTGCCAGGTGAAAGGGAAGGGAAGATTTGGATGTGGCATAGATGCCTGCGATGCCCACGAAACAATGGTTTTCCCCCAGCTACTCGAAGAGTAGTGATGTCAGATGCTGCATGGGGACTCTCCTTTGGGAAGTTCTTAGAGCTCAGTTTTTCAAACCACATTGCTGCTAGCAGAGTGGCAAGCTGTGGCCACTCCCTACATAGAGACTGCCTTCGTTTTTATGG ATATGGGAGAATGATTGCTTGTTTCCGCTATACTTCAACCGATGTGCATTCTGTATACCTTCCACCATCAAAACTGGATTTCAACTATGAGGATCAGGAGTGGATACGAAAAGAAAAGGATGAG GTGGTGAACCAGGCTGAGCTTTTGTTCTCCGAAGTGTTGAATACTCTTCGTCAAATTGCAGAAAAAATATCTGGTGCAGGGACCCTCAATAGCATGAGAAAAATGGAACTAAGACGCCAGATTGCTGGGTTGGAAGCAATGTTACAGAAAGAGAAGGCCAAATTTGAG GAATCACTCCATAAAACTATGAATGGGGAAGGAAAACAGGGCCAGGGTGCTGTGGACATTCTTGAGATCAACTACCTGCGTAGGAAGTTACTAATTCAAGCTTATGTATGGGACCAGCAATTGATCCAAGCAGCCAGTTTAGATAACGGGAACTCTGCTGGCAGCTTTAATGCAGAATCTGAAGAGAGACTTGTGGTTGATAGCGAGAAGCTCTCTGAAATTAGCACCAACAGCAAATTGGTTGAAGACCTTAAATCCTCTGACTCTCGTCTTGTCTATCAACAGTGTAATGAAGGCCCAAGTAATGGTAAGGAATTTGTTACCAGCTCGGTTCAACCTGACATTCAAGTTGAAGAAGTTGGAGATTCAGATCCAGATAAAGAACATTTATGCAGCACGAGCATTAGTCCTCCATCTGAACCCCTAGAATCAAAGACATATTTTCATTCAGCTCAGGCTGATGGGCAGTTTTCTAGGATGGTGAGTTTATCAGATACACTCGAGGCTGCATGGACAGGTGAAAATGGTTCAGTAGTTGGAATAACAAAAGATAATTCCCATATTTTGTCCAATTCATCAGGCACCGATATTACCATATGGAATGATCGTTCTGAAGATCAGAATGGGGACAGGGTTACCCATGCTGTTTCTCAGTCGCTTCCTTCAAAGGCACTTGAGGATACAGAAGACTTTGAAGGCCACTTAGAGACGGCTTTCTCaaacttttattatttatttaatgaaaattttctagcTAGTGGTCAGAAACTTGAAGCACTAGCTAAACACAATCCTGTCTTTCTGTCTTCATTCTGGGAGCTAGAGTTTCAAGGTGGAGCTAGACTGTTCTTGCCTCTTGGCGTAAATGAAACTGTTGTTCCGGTCTATGATGATGAACCCTCAAGTATTATAGCTTACTCTCTAATGTCACCAGAATATCATTCCCAGTTGATTGATGAGGCAGAAAAACTGAGAGATTGTGGTGATTCGTTGCCTGCCTTATCTTACACAGACTCATTTTTCCAGTCCTCTGATGATTTCTCCTTTGATACGTCTAAAAGTATGGGACCTTCAGATGACACTGTTTCATCCATCTCTGGATCTCGTACCTCTATTAGTTTGGATCCACTCTTATACCCAAAGTCCCTTAATCCCAgaattttttttgaagaatatgGCCCACATGGTGGAGTAAAATATTCTGTTACCTGTTACTATGCAAAACGATTTGAAGCTTTGAGGAGGATTTGTTGTTCAGAACTTGATTTTGTAAAGTCTCTTAGTCGTTGTAAGAAGTGGGGAGCCCAAGGTGGTAAGAGTAATGTGTTCTTTGCCAAAACATTGGACGATCGTTTTATTATTAAGCAAGTCACCAAGACTGAACTGGAGTCATTCATTAAATTTGCACCTGAATATTTCAAGTATTTGTCTGAATCAATTGGTACGAGAAGTCCTACATGCCTAGCAAAAATTCTTGGAATCTATCAG GTTACGGCAAAACATCTTAAGGGAGGTAAAGAATCAAAGATGGACGTTCTGGTTATGGAGAATCTTCTGTTTAGAAGGAATGTTTCGCGACTTTATGATCTCAAAGGATCCTCAAGATCACGCTATAATGCTGATTCAACTGGGAATAACAAAGTTCTGTTGGACCAAAACTTGATTGAAGCAATGCGAACTTCTCCAATTTTCGTTGGAAACAAAGCAAAACGATTGTTGGAGAGAGCTGTCTGGAATGATACTTCATTTCTTGCC TCAATCGGCGTGATGGACTACTCGTTGCTGGTTGGGGTGGACGAGGAGAAACATGAACTAGTAATCGGGATCATCGATTTCGTGAGACAGTACACGTGGGACAAGCACCTCGAGACTTGGGTAAAGGCTACCGGCATTCTTGGTGGGGCAAAGAACTCGTCTCCAACAGTGATCTCCCCCAAGGAATACAAGAAGAGGTTCAGAAAAGCAATGACAACCTACTTCCTGATGGTCCCAGACCAATGGTTTCCGCAGTCTATCGTTCCGAGCCAGTCTCAGTCTGATTTTGGTGACGAGAACATGGCGGATGGAAAATCTGATGCTGTTTCTGTTACGTTGTAG
- the LOC120085536 gene encoding 1-phosphatidylinositol-3-phosphate 5-kinase FAB1B isoform X1, whose translation MDSPDKTLTDILGNWKSWIPWRSESANVSRAFWMPDQSCRVCYDCDSQFTLINRRHHCRLCGRVFCAKCTANSILAPSGDPRIPREERERIRVCNYCFKQWNQGIAAPDHEIRVLNQDISSSPSAASLSSPRSSGTADSSITFASVPYSLEANQQAQEHSGLSPQHSSVILTGRDQQGESASGRSIDILSSIGDIPQNYSMNRSAGKDDYDGVYKSDTEASHSPPAISYFGQAESEEIGNEHGPHSEQLDGENNDARSLSSSPLQESFYSHGLEGIPDLDQKEETNFIYGEDQGHASLDFTDDAQSEPVDFENNELLWIPPEPEDEEDERETFYDDDDEGHDAGEWGYLRASSSFGSGEYRSKDRSSEEHKNVMKNVVDGHFRALVAQLLQVENLPLGEISDKESWLEIITSLSWEAATLLKPDMSRCGEMDPGGYVKVKCIASGHRRSSTVVKGVVCKKNVAHRRMISKIEKSRLLILGGALEYQRVSNHLSSFDTLLQQEIDHLKMAVAKIDAHRPDVLLVEKSVSRFAQEYLLAKDISLVLNIKRPLLERIARCTGAQIVPSIDQLSSPKLGYCELFHVERFTEDLTSSGQRGKKSVKTLMFFEGCPKPLGCTILLRGADMDELKKAKRVVQYGVFAAYHLALETSFLADERASLPELPLNSPITVAIPVKSSVVERSISMVPDFSLPTYQGQQPSLPIDEPQRSKSLPSSDLILSSNSTVPFVENGPSSQLSQPSSSAANSAAIFSSHPVSWTIGSESYGNEPSPYGTIKERNALGPRGEMEESSANGYQHHQELESGKFPIDSEVVHNSVVSSQPIDSEPLNAQQNIQNHQEFGTSKEELGTGKDDFTTASSAHQSILVSLSSRCILKGSVCERSHLFRIKYYGTFDKPLGRFLRDKLFNQAYRCDSCEMPAEAHVHCYTHRQGTLTISVKKLPEILLPGEREGKIWMWHRCLRCPRNNGFPPATRRVVMSDAAWGLSFGKFLELSFSNHIAASRVASCGHSLHRDCLRFYGYGRMIACFRYTSTDVHSVYLPPSKLDFNYEDQEWIRKEKDEVVNQAELLFSEVLNTLRQIAEKISGAGTLNSMRKMELRRQIAGLEAMLQKEKAKFELVLMLVVKESLHKTMNGEGKQGQGAVDILEINYLRRKLLIQAYVWDQQLIQAASLDNGNSAGSFNAESEERLVVDSEKLSEISTNSKLVEDLKSSDSRLVYQQCNEGPSNGKEFVTSSVQPDIQVEEVGDSDPDKEHLCSTSISPPSEPLESKTYFHSAQADGQFSRMVSLSDTLEAAWTGENGSVVGITKDNSHILSNSSGTDITIWNDRSEDQNGDRVTHAVSQSLPSKALEDTEDFEGHLETAFSNFYYLFNENFLASGQKLEALAKHNPVFLSSFWELEFQGGARLFLPLGVNETVVPVYDDEPSSIIAYSLMSPEYHSQLIDEAEKLRDCGDSLPALSYTDSFFQSSDDFSFDTSKSMGPSDDTVSSISGSRTSISLDPLLYPKSLNPRIFFEEYGPHGGVKYSVTCYYAKRFEALRRICCSELDFVKSLSRCKKWGAQGGKSNVFFAKTLDDRFIIKQVTKTELESFIKFAPEYFKYLSESIGTRSPTCLAKILGIYQVTAKHLKGGKESKMDVLVMENLLFRRNVSRLYDLKGSSRSRYNADSTGNNKVLLDQNLIEAMRTSPIFVGNKAKRLLERAVWNDTSFLASIGVMDYSLLVGVDEEKHELVIGIIDFVRQYTWDKHLETWVKATGILGGAKNSSPTVISPKEYKKRFRKAMTTYFLMVPDQWFPQSIVPSQSQSDFGDENMADGKSDAVSVTL comes from the exons ATGGATTCTCCAGACAAGACATTGACTGATATACTTGGTAATTGGAAGTCGTGGATCCCTTGGCGATCTGAATCAGCTAATGTATCGAGGGCTTTTTGGATGCCTGATCAGAGCTGCCGGGTATGCTACGATTGTGACTCACAATTTACCCTTATCAACCGTAGACACCATTGCCGTCTTTGTGGAAGAGTGTTCTGTGCCAAGTGTACAGCAAACTCGATACTTGCTCCATCAGGTGACCCAAGAATCCCTCGTGAAGAGAGGGAGAGAATTCGTGTTTGTAACTATTGCTTCAAGCAATGGAATCAGGGAATAGCTGCTCCAGATCATGAGATCAGGGTGCTTAACCAGGATATCTCCAGTTCACCATCAGCAGCAAGTTTGTCCAGTCCTAGATCAAGTGGCACTGCTGACAGCAGCATTACTTTTGCTTCTGTGCCTTACTCCCTTGAGGCCAACCAACAAGCTCAAGAGCATTCTGGTCTCAGCCCACAACATTCGTCTGTTATCTTAACAGGCAGAGATCAGCAGGGTGAATCGGCATCGGGAAGGAGCATTGACATTCTTTCTAGCATAGGAGATATACCACAAAATTATTCCATGAACAG GAGTGCTGGCAAGGATGATTATGATGGTGTATACAAGTCAGATACTGAAGCAAGCCATTCACCTCCAGCCATAAGTTACTTTGGTCAAGCTGAATCTGAAGAGATTGGCAATGAGCATGGTCCACATAGTGAGCAGCTCGATGGGGAAAACAATGACGCCAGAAGTTTAAGTAGCTCTCCCTTGCAGGAAAGTTTTTATTCACATGGTCTGGAAGGAATTCCAGATCTTGACCAGAAGGaagaaacaaattttatttatggAGAAGATCAAGGGCATGCCTCCTTAGACTTTACGGATGATGCCCAGTCTGAACCTGTTGATTTTGAGAACAATGAGCTTCTCTGGATCCCACCTGAACCTGAAGACGAAGAAGATGAGAGGGAAACTTTTtacgatgatgatgatgagggACATGATGCTGGTGAATGGGGGTATTTGCGAGCATCTAGCAGTTTTGGGAGTGGGGAATATCGTAGTAAGGATAGGTCTAGTGAGGAGCACAAGAATGTCATGAAGAATGTTGTCGATGGACATTTTAGGGCTTTAGTTGCTCAATTATTGCAGGTTGAGAACCTTCCTTTGGGCGAGATCAGTGATAAAGAGAGTTGGCTGGAGATAATTACTTCCCTCTCTTGGGAGGCGGCCACACTACTAAAGCCAGATATGAGTAGATGTGGTGAGATGGACCCTGGTGGATATGTGAAAGTCAAATGTATTGCTTCAGGACATCGCCGCAGTAG TACGGTGGTAAAGGGGGTGGTTTGTAAGAAAAATGTGGCCCATCGGAGAATGATCTCAAAGATAGAGAAGTCTCGCTTGCTGATTCTTGGAGGTGCACTTGAATACCAACGGGTTTCCAATCACTTATCAAGTTTCGATACACTGTTGCAGCAG GAGATTGACCATTTGAAGATGGCAGTTGCAAAAATAGATGCACACCGCCCTGATGTTCTTTTAGTTGAAAAATCGGTGTCAAGATTTGCACAAGAGTACCTACTTGCAAAAGATATATCGCTCGTTCTCAATATCAAGAGACCTCTTTTGGAGCGTATAGCCCGCTGCACGGGTGCACAGATAGTTCCTTCGATCGATCAACTTTCATCACCAAAGTTGGGATATTGTGAGTTATTTCATGTAGAAAGGTTCACGGAAGATCTGACCTCTTCTGGACAGAGAGGGAAAAAATCGGTGAAGACATTGATGTTTTTTGAAGGCTGCCCAAAGCCATTGGGTTGTACT ATTTTACTTAGAGGTGCTGACATGGATGAGTTGAAGAAGGCAAAGCGAGTTGTTCAGTATGGAGTTTTTGCTGCTTATCATTTGGCCTTGGAAACATCTTTTCTTGCTGATGAAAGAGCCTCTCTACCAGAGCTTCCCTTGAACTCCCCAATTACTGTTGCAATTCCTGTGAAATCGTCCGTCGTTGAGAGATCCATATCAATGGTCCCTGATTTCAGTCTTCCTACCTATCAGGGACAGCAACCTAGCTTACCTATTGATGAGCCACAAAGGTCCAAAAGTTTACCTTCCTCAGATCTAATCTTATCTAGCAACAGCACTGTACCCTTTGTAGAAAATGGCCCTAGTTCTCAACTCTCACAACCAAGTTCATCCGCTGCAAATTCAGCAGCAATTTTCTCTTCTCATCCCGTGTCTTGGACTATTGGTTCTGAGTCTTATGGCAATGAGCCCTCTCCATATGGTACAATTAAGGAGAGAAATGCATTGGGTCCCCGTGGTGAAATGGAAGAATCTTCTGCTAATGGTTATCAACACCATCAAGAACTAGAATCTGGCAAGTTTCCTATTGATTCTGAAGTCGTTCATAACTCAGTGGTATCTAGCCAGCCAATTGACTCGGAGCCATTAAACGCGCAACAGAATATTCAAAATCATCAAGAGTTTGGAACTTCTAAAGAGGAGCTGGGAACAGGGAAAGATGATTTCACTACAGCCTCTTCTGCCCATCAAAGTATTTTGGTCTCGTTATCATCAAGGTGCATATTGAAAGGAAGTGTCTGTGAAAGGTCGCATCTCTTTAGAATCAAATACTATGGGACTTTCGATAAACCTTTAGGCCGATTCTTAAGGGACAAACTATTTAATCAG GCTTATCGATGCGATTCTTGTGAAATGCCAGCAGAAGCACATGTTCATTGTTATACTCATAGACAGGGCACCCTCACAATATCTGTTAAGAAGTTACCAGAAATTCTCTTGCCAGGTGAAAGGGAAGGGAAGATTTGGATGTGGCATAGATGCCTGCGATGCCCACGAAACAATGGTTTTCCCCCAGCTACTCGAAGAGTAGTGATGTCAGATGCTGCATGGGGACTCTCCTTTGGGAAGTTCTTAGAGCTCAGTTTTTCAAACCACATTGCTGCTAGCAGAGTGGCAAGCTGTGGCCACTCCCTACATAGAGACTGCCTTCGTTTTTATGG ATATGGGAGAATGATTGCTTGTTTCCGCTATACTTCAACCGATGTGCATTCTGTATACCTTCCACCATCAAAACTGGATTTCAACTATGAGGATCAGGAGTGGATACGAAAAGAAAAGGATGAG GTGGTGAACCAGGCTGAGCTTTTGTTCTCCGAAGTGTTGAATACTCTTCGTCAAATTGCAGAAAAAATATCTGGTGCAGGGACCCTCAATAGCATGAGAAAAATGGAACTAAGACGCCAGATTGCTGGGTTGGAAGCAATGTTACAGAAAGAGAAGGCCAAATTTGAG TTGGTTCTGATGCTTGTGGTCAAGGAATCACTCCATAAAACTATGAATGGGGAAGGAAAACAGGGCCAGGGTGCTGTGGACATTCTTGAGATCAACTACCTGCGTAGGAAGTTACTAATTCAAGCTTATGTATGGGACCAGCAATTGATCCAAGCAGCCAGTTTAGATAACGGGAACTCTGCTGGCAGCTTTAATGCAGAATCTGAAGAGAGACTTGTGGTTGATAGCGAGAAGCTCTCTGAAATTAGCACCAACAGCAAATTGGTTGAAGACCTTAAATCCTCTGACTCTCGTCTTGTCTATCAACAGTGTAATGAAGGCCCAAGTAATGGTAAGGAATTTGTTACCAGCTCGGTTCAACCTGACATTCAAGTTGAAGAAGTTGGAGATTCAGATCCAGATAAAGAACATTTATGCAGCACGAGCATTAGTCCTCCATCTGAACCCCTAGAATCAAAGACATATTTTCATTCAGCTCAGGCTGATGGGCAGTTTTCTAGGATGGTGAGTTTATCAGATACACTCGAGGCTGCATGGACAGGTGAAAATGGTTCAGTAGTTGGAATAACAAAAGATAATTCCCATATTTTGTCCAATTCATCAGGCACCGATATTACCATATGGAATGATCGTTCTGAAGATCAGAATGGGGACAGGGTTACCCATGCTGTTTCTCAGTCGCTTCCTTCAAAGGCACTTGAGGATACAGAAGACTTTGAAGGCCACTTAGAGACGGCTTTCTCaaacttttattatttatttaatgaaaattttctagcTAGTGGTCAGAAACTTGAAGCACTAGCTAAACACAATCCTGTCTTTCTGTCTTCATTCTGGGAGCTAGAGTTTCAAGGTGGAGCTAGACTGTTCTTGCCTCTTGGCGTAAATGAAACTGTTGTTCCGGTCTATGATGATGAACCCTCAAGTATTATAGCTTACTCTCTAATGTCACCAGAATATCATTCCCAGTTGATTGATGAGGCAGAAAAACTGAGAGATTGTGGTGATTCGTTGCCTGCCTTATCTTACACAGACTCATTTTTCCAGTCCTCTGATGATTTCTCCTTTGATACGTCTAAAAGTATGGGACCTTCAGATGACACTGTTTCATCCATCTCTGGATCTCGTACCTCTATTAGTTTGGATCCACTCTTATACCCAAAGTCCCTTAATCCCAgaattttttttgaagaatatgGCCCACATGGTGGAGTAAAATATTCTGTTACCTGTTACTATGCAAAACGATTTGAAGCTTTGAGGAGGATTTGTTGTTCAGAACTTGATTTTGTAAAGTCTCTTAGTCGTTGTAAGAAGTGGGGAGCCCAAGGTGGTAAGAGTAATGTGTTCTTTGCCAAAACATTGGACGATCGTTTTATTATTAAGCAAGTCACCAAGACTGAACTGGAGTCATTCATTAAATTTGCACCTGAATATTTCAAGTATTTGTCTGAATCAATTGGTACGAGAAGTCCTACATGCCTAGCAAAAATTCTTGGAATCTATCAG GTTACGGCAAAACATCTTAAGGGAGGTAAAGAATCAAAGATGGACGTTCTGGTTATGGAGAATCTTCTGTTTAGAAGGAATGTTTCGCGACTTTATGATCTCAAAGGATCCTCAAGATCACGCTATAATGCTGATTCAACTGGGAATAACAAAGTTCTGTTGGACCAAAACTTGATTGAAGCAATGCGAACTTCTCCAATTTTCGTTGGAAACAAAGCAAAACGATTGTTGGAGAGAGCTGTCTGGAATGATACTTCATTTCTTGCC TCAATCGGCGTGATGGACTACTCGTTGCTGGTTGGGGTGGACGAGGAGAAACATGAACTAGTAATCGGGATCATCGATTTCGTGAGACAGTACACGTGGGACAAGCACCTCGAGACTTGGGTAAAGGCTACCGGCATTCTTGGTGGGGCAAAGAACTCGTCTCCAACAGTGATCTCCCCCAAGGAATACAAGAAGAGGTTCAGAAAAGCAATGACAACCTACTTCCTGATGGTCCCAGACCAATGGTTTCCGCAGTCTATCGTTCCGAGCCAGTCTCAGTCTGATTTTGGTGACGAGAACATGGCGGATGGAAAATCTGATGCTGTTTCTGTTACGTTGTAG